The following proteins come from a genomic window of Achromobacter deleyi:
- a CDS encoding antibiotic biosynthesis monooxygenase, translating into MSRSAVPAPVTMLVTRHITPERYSDFLSWMRQGEILAAGFPGFLGSGVLQPPEGGDQYQIVLRFNDEASLNRWEQSLPRRMWLERGAALVRASHARRVSGMDSWFGPQGNPGAPPRWKQAVSIWLAYFPVLLAFTLLVSEHLSALPVFWRALITSVTMTPVMVFVCIPFVTRRLGRWLRPR; encoded by the coding sequence ATGTCCCGTTCCGCCGTTCCCGCCCCGGTCACCATGCTGGTCACCCGGCACATTACGCCTGAACGCTACAGCGATTTCCTGTCCTGGATGCGCCAGGGCGAGATCCTCGCCGCCGGCTTTCCCGGTTTTCTCGGCTCGGGCGTGCTGCAACCGCCCGAGGGCGGCGACCAGTACCAGATCGTGCTGCGCTTCAATGACGAGGCCAGCCTCAACCGCTGGGAGCAATCGCTGCCGCGCCGCATGTGGCTCGAACGCGGCGCCGCGCTGGTGCGCGCCAGCCACGCGCGCCGCGTGAGCGGCATGGACAGCTGGTTCGGCCCGCAGGGCAACCCGGGCGCGCCGCCGCGCTGGAAGCAGGCCGTGAGCATCTGGCTGGCGTACTTCCCGGTGCTGCTGGCGTTCACGCTGCTGGTGAGCGAACACCTGAGCGCCTTGCCGGTGTTCTGGCGCGCGCTGATCACCAGCGTGACCATGACGCCGGTGATGGTGTTCGTCTGCATTCCGTTCGTGACGCGGCGGCTGGGCCGCTGGCTGCGGCCGCGCTGA
- a CDS encoding ABC transporter permease — MDAINANRASAAPAVGVGHAAGAAAKPAAGVPGSAPHGGRPAVSRPPRTWTAARLLPLIGPLALYVVWDLVVRLQLVSPVLLPTPGATLVALAKGMAGGPLLGDFLASVSRTLQAFVIAGVIGVPLGVLLGSNEKAYRSVEFLVDFFRSTPSSALIPLFLMIFGVTDMNKIAIAAFAAVLVILFNSAYGVINARKQRVMAARVMGASRWQIFKDVLIWESLQPTFVGLRSGVSMALVIVIVAEMFIGSDSGLGNRIINAQQVLNVRDMYAAILAAGALGYVLNILFLVLEKRVVHWSGR; from the coding sequence ATGGACGCGATCAACGCAAACCGCGCCAGCGCGGCCCCGGCCGTTGGCGTCGGCCACGCGGCCGGCGCGGCGGCCAAGCCCGCCGCCGGGGTGCCGGGCAGCGCCCCGCACGGCGGCAGGCCTGCCGTCTCGCGGCCGCCGCGCACCTGGACCGCCGCGCGCCTGCTGCCGCTGATCGGCCCGCTGGCGCTGTATGTGGTGTGGGACCTGGTGGTGCGCTTGCAGCTGGTCAGCCCGGTGCTGCTGCCCACGCCCGGCGCCACGCTGGTGGCCCTGGCCAAGGGCATGGCCGGCGGCCCATTGCTGGGCGATTTCCTGGCCTCGGTCAGCCGCACGCTGCAGGCCTTCGTCATCGCCGGCGTGATCGGCGTGCCGCTGGGCGTGCTGCTCGGCAGCAACGAGAAGGCCTACCGCAGCGTCGAGTTCCTGGTGGACTTCTTCCGCTCGACGCCGTCGTCGGCGCTGATCCCGCTGTTCCTGATGATCTTCGGCGTGACCGACATGAACAAGATCGCCATCGCCGCCTTCGCCGCGGTGCTGGTGATCCTGTTCAACAGCGCCTACGGCGTCATCAACGCGCGCAAGCAGCGCGTGATGGCGGCGCGGGTGATGGGCGCCTCGCGCTGGCAGATCTTCAAGGACGTGCTGATCTGGGAAAGCCTGCAACCCACCTTCGTCGGCCTGCGCAGCGGCGTGTCGATGGCGCTGGTGATCGTGATCGTGGCCGAGATGTTCATCGGCTCGGACAGCGGGCTGGGCAACCGCATCATCAATGCGCAGCAGGTGCTGAACGTGCGCGACATGTACGCCGCGATCCTGGCCGCCGGCGCGCTCGGCTACGTCCTCAACATCCTCTTCCTGGTGCTGGAAAAGCGCGTGGTCCACTGGAGCGGCCGATAA
- a CDS encoding DUF4089 domain-containing protein, whose amino-acid sequence MTQETIDQYVRSALALAGYALREPAAAEVAQQFTRIHDIASTFIDEALPVALESASVFRP is encoded by the coding sequence ATGACCCAGGAAACCATCGACCAATACGTACGCAGCGCGCTGGCGCTGGCGGGCTACGCCCTGCGCGAGCCGGCCGCGGCCGAAGTGGCGCAGCAATTCACGCGCATCCACGACATCGCCTCGACCTTCATCGACGAGGCCTTGCCGGTGGCGCTGGAATCGGCCTCGGTGTTCCGCCCGTGA
- the hpxZ gene encoding oxalurate catabolism protein HpxZ: MDINLPDVVAEVTVAFARYEAALVANQVEVLDELFWNSPHTLRYGAGENLYGYDAIRAFRAGRSPQGLARQVLRTAITTYGHDFATTNIEFQRDGSERIGRQSQTWMRTPRGWRVVSAHVSLMSP, encoded by the coding sequence ATGGATATCAACCTGCCAGACGTCGTCGCCGAGGTCACCGTGGCCTTTGCGCGCTATGAAGCCGCCCTGGTCGCCAACCAGGTCGAGGTGCTGGACGAGCTGTTCTGGAACAGCCCCCACACGCTGCGCTACGGCGCCGGCGAAAACCTCTACGGCTACGACGCCATCCGCGCCTTCCGCGCCGGCCGTTCGCCGCAGGGCCTGGCGCGCCAGGTGCTGCGCACCGCCATCACCACCTATGGCCACGACTTCGCCACCACCAACATCGAGTTCCAGCGCGACGGCAGCGAACGCATCGGCCGCCAGAGCCAGACCTGGATGCGCACGCCGCGAGGCTGGCGCGTGGTCTCGGCGCACGTCAGCCTGATGAGCCCATAA
- a CDS encoding ABC transporter substrate-binding protein yields the protein MTDRPAPFAFNATRRRLMQGAALGAATLAAPALVRAQSGPVIRIGYWPVAAGLPFYAAIEKGYFKEAGLNVEALKFAGAQQVMEAMLAGRADGSANGTGSANLAIGEIASPGLFKIFASNPSNAKNVLDEFIVAKDSPIQSIADLKGKKVGSGPGIQNATLAKAVLERAGATGATVVELAISQHVAAVAAGQLDACYTLEPTGTVGRLNGTTRVLEAGVIAKYVLGDPMAPWFGGSASLTTAFLKKHPEESKKFIAAYARGIELIRARPDEARPFMKGYTAIEGPMTEAVPLAAYTLYNEFSPSDIQYFQKFFDLFADKGIFAQKVDVASMLYKG from the coding sequence ATGACCGACCGCCCCGCGCCCTTCGCTTTCAACGCCACCCGCCGCCGTCTGATGCAGGGCGCCGCGCTGGGCGCCGCCACGCTGGCCGCGCCGGCCCTGGTGCGGGCGCAGTCGGGCCCGGTCATCCGCATCGGCTACTGGCCGGTCGCGGCGGGCCTGCCGTTCTATGCCGCCATCGAGAAAGGCTACTTCAAGGAAGCCGGCCTGAACGTCGAGGCGCTCAAGTTCGCCGGCGCGCAGCAGGTCATGGAAGCCATGCTCGCGGGCCGCGCCGACGGCAGCGCCAACGGCACCGGCTCGGCCAACCTGGCCATCGGCGAGATCGCCTCGCCCGGCCTGTTCAAGATATTCGCCTCCAACCCCAGCAACGCCAAGAACGTGCTGGACGAGTTCATCGTCGCGAAAGACAGTCCCATCCAATCCATCGCAGACCTCAAGGGGAAAAAGGTCGGTTCTGGACCCGGCATCCAGAATGCCACGCTGGCCAAAGCAGTGCTGGAGCGCGCCGGCGCAACCGGGGCGACCGTGGTCGAGCTGGCGATAAGCCAGCACGTTGCCGCGGTCGCCGCCGGCCAGTTGGACGCGTGCTACACGCTCGAGCCCACCGGCACGGTCGGCCGCCTGAACGGCACCACCCGCGTGCTCGAGGCCGGCGTGATCGCCAAGTATGTGCTGGGCGATCCGATGGCGCCGTGGTTCGGCGGCTCGGCCTCGCTGACCACCGCGTTCCTGAAGAAGCATCCCGAGGAAAGCAAAAAATTCATCGCCGCCTACGCCCGCGGCATCGAGCTGATCCGCGCCAGGCCCGACGAGGCGCGCCCCTTCATGAAGGGCTACACCGCCATCGAAGGCCCCATGACCGAGGCCGTGCCGCTGGCCGCCTACACGCTCTACAACGAGTTCAGCCCCAGCGACATCCAGTACTTCCAGAAATTCTTCGACCTGTTCGCCGACAAGGGCATCTTCGCGCAGAAGGTGGACGTGGCCTCGATGCTGTACAAGGGCTGA
- a CDS encoding imelysin family protein, whose protein sequence is MRKLLLGAVLAVAAFGGTVHAATQPKAVVTNYSDLALAGYEDALTSAKTLREAINALVAKPSADTLKAARQAWLDARVPYQQTEAFRFGNPIVDDWEGRVNAWPLDEGLIDYVDASYGTENDENAYYAVNVIANSKISVGGKTIDVSEITPKLLSEVLHEADGNEANVATGYHAIEFLLWGQDLNGTGPAPADRKGTPQERHSGNRPHTDYDVKQCTGGNCERRIAYLKAVTDLLVTDLEEMVGNWQKDGAARKAVEEDPKAGLVAMLTGVGSLSYGELAGERMKLGLMLHDPEEEHDCFSDNTHNSHFYNQIGIRNVYLGAYTRVDGKKVSGASLSELVKARDPKLDAEVRAKLDATVAAMQAMKTRAETVETYDQMIADGNKEGNAVVQAAIDRLVDQTRSLERVIALLDLGKVAIEGSDSLDKPDAVFK, encoded by the coding sequence ATGCGCAAGTTGTTGTTGGGGGCGGTGCTGGCCGTCGCGGCATTCGGGGGGACGGTTCACGCCGCCACGCAGCCCAAGGCCGTGGTGACGAACTATTCGGATCTGGCGCTGGCCGGCTATGAAGACGCGCTGACTTCCGCCAAGACGCTGCGCGAGGCCATCAACGCCCTGGTCGCCAAGCCCAGCGCGGACACGCTCAAGGCCGCCCGCCAGGCCTGGCTCGATGCGCGCGTGCCCTACCAGCAGACCGAGGCGTTCCGCTTCGGCAATCCCATCGTTGACGATTGGGAAGGGCGCGTGAACGCGTGGCCGCTGGACGAGGGCCTGATCGACTACGTCGACGCCTCCTACGGCACCGAGAATGACGAGAACGCCTACTACGCCGTCAACGTCATCGCCAATTCCAAGATCTCGGTGGGCGGCAAGACCATCGACGTCAGCGAGATCACGCCCAAGCTGCTGTCTGAAGTGCTGCACGAGGCCGACGGCAACGAGGCCAACGTGGCCACCGGCTACCACGCCATCGAATTCCTGCTGTGGGGCCAGGACCTGAACGGCACCGGCCCGGCGCCGGCCGACCGCAAGGGCACGCCGCAGGAACGCCACTCGGGCAACCGCCCGCACACCGACTACGACGTCAAGCAGTGCACTGGCGGCAATTGCGAACGCCGCATCGCCTACCTGAAGGCCGTGACCGACCTGCTGGTGACCGACCTGGAAGAGATGGTCGGCAACTGGCAGAAGGACGGCGCCGCGCGCAAGGCCGTGGAGGAAGATCCCAAGGCCGGCCTGGTGGCGATGCTGACCGGCGTGGGTAGCCTGTCGTACGGCGAACTGGCCGGCGAGCGCATGAAGCTCGGCCTGATGCTGCACGATCCCGAGGAAGAGCATGACTGCTTCTCGGACAACACCCACAACTCGCACTTCTACAACCAGATCGGCATCCGCAACGTCTACCTGGGCGCATACACCCGCGTCGATGGCAAGAAGGTGTCGGGCGCCAGCCTGTCCGAATTGGTCAAGGCGCGCGATCCCAAGCTGGATGCCGAAGTGCGCGCCAAGCTGGACGCCACCGTGGCCGCCATGCAGGCGATGAAGACCCGCGCCGAGACGGTCGAGACCTACGACCAGATGATCGCGGACGGCAACAAGGAAGGCAACGCGGTGGTGCAGGCCGCCATCGACCGCCTGGTCGACCAGACCCGCAGCCTGGAGCGCGTGATCGCGCTGCTGGACCTGGGCAAGGTCGCCATCGAGGGTTCCGACAGCCTGGACAAACCCGACGCCGTATTCAAGTGA
- a CDS encoding ABC transporter ATP-binding protein, with translation MSTVINPAIAPSPAPAPFQPGPLGTHITIRGLTKYFAGWPLYEDFNLDIPKGKIVSVFGPNGCGKSTLINMIAGLIPIDAGEILFDGKSLAQTKIGYVFQNYREAMFPWLRTIDNIAYPLRLEGRSKAEVDARVEELVASFDVKFDLKRYPYELSGGQQQTASIMRALAPGPEVLFLDEPFSALDFEMTLFIREKLQEVFMQTGTTMLLVSHDLEEAVYLADQVLLLTKRPTRVAEILDYGDARPRTVETLSEPSFIGMKKLSLEIFQREVRR, from the coding sequence ATGTCCACCGTCATCAACCCCGCCATCGCCCCCTCCCCCGCGCCCGCGCCGTTCCAGCCGGGCCCGCTGGGCACCCACATCACCATCCGTGGCCTGACCAAGTACTTCGCCGGCTGGCCGCTGTACGAGGACTTCAACCTCGACATTCCCAAGGGCAAGATCGTCTCGGTGTTCGGCCCCAACGGCTGCGGCAAGTCGACGCTGATCAACATGATCGCGGGCCTGATTCCCATCGACGCCGGCGAGATCCTGTTCGACGGCAAGTCGCTGGCCCAGACCAAGATCGGCTACGTCTTCCAGAACTACCGCGAGGCCATGTTTCCGTGGCTGCGCACCATCGACAACATCGCCTACCCGCTGCGCCTGGAAGGCCGCAGCAAGGCCGAGGTCGACGCGCGGGTGGAAGAGCTGGTGGCCTCGTTCGACGTCAAGTTCGACCTCAAGCGCTACCCCTACGAACTGTCGGGCGGCCAGCAGCAGACGGCCTCCATCATGCGCGCGCTGGCGCCGGGACCCGAAGTGCTGTTCCTGGACGAGCCGTTCTCCGCGCTGGATTTCGAGATGACGCTGTTCATCCGCGAAAAGCTGCAGGAGGTTTTCATGCAGACCGGCACCACCATGCTGCTGGTGTCGCACGACCTGGAGGAAGCGGTGTACCTGGCCGACCAGGTGCTGCTGCTGACCAAGCGCCCCACGCGCGTGGCCGAGATCCTGGACTACGGCGATGCCCGTCCGCGCACGGTCGAGACGTTGTCCGAGCCCAGCTTCATCGGCATGAAGAAGCTGAGCCTGGAGATCTTCCAGCGCGAAGTGCGCCGCTAG
- a CDS encoding MFS transporter, with protein sequence MAENTLRAPASAHGGASPDKMKKLAMASSVGTTLEWYDFTIYNLMAALVFNAIFFPSFDPLTGTILAFSTYAVGYVSRPLGGFVFGHLGDRLGRKFVLVATLVIMGVSTGLMGMLPTYASWGVWAPVALVALRFIQGVALGGEWAGAVLLSMEHGKPDQRGRNASFTQVGPSCGTLIGTGFIALISLWLTPEEFQAWGWRVPFMSSVALVLFGLWLRRGVEETPVFLEMEQKRETANTPIKEVLVRHWRQLLVAGGSRIGSDVLYALVVVFTLTYVTTVLHLSRPLALGATMLGAALNAIAVPLCGHLSDKIGRRPVYVAGAVLGMVWAFVFFTLMDTAHPVAICAAVVVGLLIHAMMYGPQAAFITEQFPGRVRYAGSSLAYTLAGIVGGGFAPLIIASLFKSWNSTVAVSLYVAAALVVTAISVLAAKETAKAPLQR encoded by the coding sequence ATGGCTGAAAACACCTTGCGCGCTCCGGCGTCCGCCCACGGCGGCGCGTCGCCGGACAAGATGAAGAAGCTGGCCATGGCCAGCTCGGTCGGCACCACGCTGGAGTGGTACGACTTCACGATCTACAACCTGATGGCGGCGCTGGTGTTCAACGCCATCTTCTTCCCGTCGTTCGATCCGCTGACGGGCACCATCCTGGCGTTCTCGACCTACGCCGTCGGCTACGTCTCGCGGCCGCTGGGCGGCTTCGTCTTCGGCCACCTGGGCGACCGCCTGGGGCGCAAGTTCGTGCTGGTGGCCACGCTGGTCATCATGGGCGTGTCGACCGGCCTGATGGGCATGTTGCCCACCTACGCCAGCTGGGGCGTGTGGGCGCCGGTGGCGCTGGTGGCGCTGCGATTCATCCAGGGGGTGGCGCTGGGCGGCGAATGGGCCGGCGCGGTGCTGCTGTCGATGGAGCACGGCAAGCCCGACCAGCGCGGCCGCAATGCGTCCTTCACGCAGGTCGGGCCGTCGTGCGGCACGCTGATCGGCACCGGCTTCATCGCCCTGATCTCGCTGTGGCTCACGCCCGAGGAATTCCAGGCCTGGGGCTGGCGCGTGCCGTTCATGTCGAGCGTGGCGCTGGTGCTGTTCGGCCTGTGGCTGCGCCGCGGCGTCGAAGAGACGCCGGTGTTCCTGGAAATGGAACAGAAGCGCGAGACCGCCAACACCCCGATCAAGGAAGTGCTGGTGCGGCACTGGCGCCAGCTGCTGGTGGCGGGCGGTTCGCGCATCGGTTCGGACGTGCTGTATGCGCTGGTGGTGGTGTTCACGCTGACCTACGTGACCACGGTGCTGCACCTGTCGCGGCCGCTGGCGCTGGGGGCCACCATGCTGGGCGCGGCGCTCAACGCCATCGCCGTGCCGCTGTGCGGGCATCTGTCGGACAAGATCGGGCGCCGTCCGGTGTACGTGGCCGGCGCGGTGCTGGGCATGGTCTGGGCGTTCGTGTTCTTCACGCTGATGGACACCGCGCATCCCGTCGCGATCTGCGCCGCCGTGGTGGTGGGCCTGCTGATCCACGCCATGATGTACGGCCCGCAGGCCGCCTTCATCACCGAGCAGTTCCCGGGCCGGGTGCGCTACGCCGGGTCGTCGCTGGCCTACACGCTGGCGGGCATCGTCGGCGGGGGCTTCGCGCCGCTGATCATCGCCAGCCTGTTCAAGTCGTGGAACTCGACCGTGGCGGTGTCGCTGTACGTGGCCGCCGCGCTGGTGGTGACCGCCATCTCGGTGCTGGCCGCCAAGGAGACGGCCAAGGCGCCGCTGCAACGCTGA
- a CDS encoding GntR family transcriptional regulator gives MDSAFAVIDTPRSLADSAYGTLKRDILDFRLAPGDRFTETEIADRLRVSRTPVREALFRLEREGYLEVRQRNGWLVKPLDFDTLDHFYELRSVLEIAAVQALCAPGQVPDPLRALQPLVDLWLVDGAHQSHDGEWLAALDERFHTDLVAAAGNPEIARVHRAATERIRIVRRLDFTQPERISRTYAEHGAILQAILRRDAEQATALLRAHIGDSQAAVRKITLHRLYASRRAQAA, from the coding sequence ATGGACTCCGCATTCGCCGTCATCGACACGCCCCGCAGCCTGGCCGATTCCGCCTACGGCACGCTCAAGCGCGACATCCTCGACTTCCGCCTGGCGCCCGGCGACCGCTTCACCGAAACCGAGATCGCCGACCGCCTGCGCGTCAGCCGCACGCCGGTGCGCGAGGCGCTGTTCCGCCTGGAACGCGAGGGCTACCTGGAAGTGCGCCAGCGCAACGGCTGGCTGGTCAAGCCGCTGGACTTCGACACGCTCGATCATTTCTACGAGCTGCGCAGCGTGTTGGAGATCGCGGCCGTGCAGGCCCTGTGCGCGCCCGGCCAGGTGCCGGACCCGCTGCGCGCGCTGCAGCCGCTAGTGGACCTGTGGCTGGTGGACGGCGCCCACCAGTCGCACGATGGCGAATGGCTGGCCGCGCTGGACGAGCGCTTCCACACGGACCTGGTGGCCGCCGCCGGCAACCCCGAGATCGCGCGCGTGCATCGCGCCGCCACCGAGCGCATCCGCATCGTGCGGCGGCTGGATTTCACCCAGCCCGAGCGCATCAGCCGCACCTACGCGGAACACGGCGCCATCCTGCAGGCGATCCTGCGGCGTGACGCCGAACAGGCCACCGCGCTGCTGCGCGCCCACATCGGCGACAGCCAGGCCGCCGTGCGCAAGATCACGCTGCACCGGCTGTACGCCAGCCGGCGCGCGCAGGCGGCGTAG
- a CDS encoding AtzE family amidohydrolase, with the protein MSGAALGLARRIRGGEHSAVAVLDATLARIRTADARYNCFTAITEDRARQEAAAIDARRARGDALPPLAGVPYAVKNLFDIAEEVTLAGGRVNAANPAAPRDATLVARLREAGAVLVGALNMDEHAYGFTTENSHYGPCRNPHDATRIAGGSSGGSAAAVAGGLVPLTLGSDTNGSIRVPASLCGVFGLKPTFGRLPRGGSFPFVGSLDHLGPFAADTVGLAAVYDALQGPDADDPACAQRAAEQTLAALGSDRPLRVAVLGGYFHHWAGPEARRAVQLAAQALDAADSVELAGAEQARAAAFIITSAEGGALHRRRLITNYDDYEPYSRDRLVAGSLVPAAWAQQAQRIRHRVYREALALFERYDVLIAPATPVPATPIGTTSLTLAGQTLPARASMGLLTQPISCIGLPVCAAPVWPGIGADAHLPLGVQLIAAPWREADCLLAAQRLEHAGVAAVRPV; encoded by the coding sequence GTGAGCGGCGCCGCGCTCGGCCTGGCCCGCCGCATCCGCGGCGGCGAACACAGCGCGGTGGCGGTGCTGGACGCCACGCTGGCGCGCATCCGCACCGCCGACGCGCGCTACAACTGCTTCACCGCCATCACCGAGGACCGCGCGCGCCAGGAGGCGGCCGCCATCGACGCGCGCCGCGCCCGCGGTGACGCCCTGCCGCCGCTGGCCGGCGTGCCCTACGCCGTCAAGAACCTGTTCGACATCGCCGAGGAAGTGACGCTGGCCGGCGGCCGCGTCAATGCCGCCAACCCCGCCGCGCCGCGCGACGCCACGCTGGTGGCGCGCCTGCGCGAGGCCGGCGCGGTGCTGGTGGGCGCGCTCAACATGGACGAGCATGCCTACGGCTTCACCACCGAGAACTCGCACTACGGCCCCTGCCGCAATCCGCACGACGCCACCCGCATCGCCGGCGGCTCGTCGGGCGGCAGCGCCGCCGCGGTGGCCGGCGGACTGGTGCCGCTGACGCTGGGCTCCGACACCAACGGCTCGATCCGCGTGCCGGCCTCGCTGTGCGGCGTGTTCGGCCTCAAGCCGACCTTCGGCCGCCTGCCGCGCGGCGGCTCCTTTCCCTTCGTCGGCAGCCTGGACCATCTGGGCCCGTTCGCGGCCGACACCGTCGGCCTGGCCGCCGTCTACGACGCGCTGCAAGGGCCCGACGCCGACGACCCGGCCTGCGCCCAGCGCGCCGCCGAACAGACGCTGGCCGCGCTCGGCTCGGACCGGCCGCTGCGCGTGGCCGTGCTGGGCGGCTACTTCCACCATTGGGCCGGCCCCGAGGCGCGCCGCGCGGTGCAGCTTGCCGCGCAGGCGCTCGACGCCGCCGACAGCGTCGAGCTGGCCGGCGCCGAACAGGCCCGCGCCGCGGCCTTCATCATCACCTCGGCCGAGGGCGGCGCCCTGCACCGCCGCCGCCTGATCACGAACTACGACGACTACGAGCCCTACTCGCGCGACCGCCTGGTCGCCGGCAGCCTGGTGCCCGCGGCCTGGGCGCAGCAGGCCCAGCGCATCCGCCATCGCGTCTACCGCGAGGCGCTGGCGCTGTTCGAACGCTACGACGTGCTGATCGCGCCGGCCACGCCGGTGCCGGCCACGCCCATCGGCACCACCAGCCTGACGCTGGCCGGCCAGACCCTGCCGGCGCGCGCCAGCATGGGCCTGCTGACGCAGCCCATTTCATGCATCGGCCTGCCCGTGTGCGCGGCGCCCGTGTGGCCCGGCATCGGCGCCGACGCGCACCTGCCGCTGGGCGTGCAATTGATCGCCGCGCCGTGGCGCGAGGCCGACTGCCTGCTGGCCGCGCAGCGGCTGGAACACGCCGGCGTCGCCGCCGTCCGTCCCGTCTAG
- a CDS encoding LysR family transcriptional regulator, with protein sequence MNTRFVEAFLWSARLGSFRAASDRLHITQAAVANRIASLEEDIGARLFERDAKELRLTAVGTRLLDYGERLMQLRQQILSLGRTGDEVFGLVRIGAIETVVHTWLIGFLTNLRSTYPGIEVQLTSETTRALHRGLREGTLDIAFQTDLLTDTGIISMPCLPMEMGWVGPAGDEEALTVQQLLSEPVLTMSPGSQPHEALKGLFREAGLPLGKVHCVSSISALARLVRSGFGRALVPLPPIHEYVARGEVQMIRCDVPVPPQLLVVSYLEGAGSEAIRLVAELACRASDQYTASVAPPKFGSAQ encoded by the coding sequence ATGAATACCCGTTTCGTCGAAGCATTCCTGTGGTCCGCCCGGCTGGGCAGTTTCCGTGCGGCCAGCGACCGCCTGCATATCACCCAGGCCGCCGTGGCCAACCGCATCGCCTCGCTTGAAGAGGACATCGGCGCGCGCCTGTTCGAGCGCGACGCCAAGGAGCTGCGGCTGACGGCCGTGGGCACGCGCCTGCTGGATTATGGCGAGCGGCTGATGCAGCTGCGCCAGCAGATCCTGTCGCTGGGGCGCACCGGCGACGAGGTGTTCGGCCTGGTGCGCATCGGCGCCATCGAGACGGTGGTGCACACCTGGCTGATCGGTTTCCTGACCAATCTGCGTTCCACCTATCCGGGCATCGAGGTGCAGCTGACCTCGGAAACCACTCGCGCGCTGCATCGCGGCCTGCGCGAGGGCACGCTCGACATCGCCTTCCAGACCGACCTGCTGACCGACACCGGCATCATCAGCATGCCGTGCCTGCCAATGGAAATGGGCTGGGTCGGGCCGGCCGGCGATGAAGAGGCGCTGACGGTGCAGCAGTTGCTGAGCGAACCGGTGCTGACCATGAGCCCCGGCTCGCAGCCGCACGAGGCGCTCAAGGGACTGTTCCGCGAGGCCGGCCTGCCGCTGGGCAAGGTGCACTGCGTCAGCTCGATCTCGGCGCTGGCGCGGCTGGTGCGCAGCGGCTTTGGCCGCGCGCTGGTGCCGCTGCCGCCGATCCATGAATACGTGGCGCGCGGCGAGGTGCAGATGATCCGTTGCGACGTGCCGGTGCCGCCGCAGCTGCTGGTGGTGAGCTATCTGGAGGGCGCCGGCTCGGAGGCGATCCGGCTGGTGGCCGAACTGGCCTGCCGCGCCTCGGATCAATACACCGCGTCGGTGGCGCCGCCAAAATTCGGCTCCGCGCAATAG
- a CDS encoding DUF4286 family protein codes for MSQATTPSTPNGMLFVACDVDPAFETDFNRWYDREHVEERVRIPGFLSGARYFSLSGGRKYLGLYRTESLGAFTTADYRAAFERQTPWSVANLDRMRDPMRRVCAVQAVTGFGSGSHIAVLPLVFGGDAAALQARAAEAGAALAQVDGFVQSYLLAPDAALSGPLPRESTANRRLDPLFVVEASSADAARALAEQAAGAFGTRASDAWLLELGWKLAAADLR; via the coding sequence ATGAGCCAAGCCACCACTCCGTCCACGCCCAACGGCATGCTGTTCGTCGCCTGCGACGTCGATCCCGCCTTCGAGACCGATTTCAACCGCTGGTACGACCGCGAGCACGTCGAAGAGCGCGTGCGCATTCCGGGCTTCCTGTCGGGCGCGCGCTATTTCTCGCTGTCCGGCGGCCGCAAGTACCTGGGGCTGTACCGCACGGAATCGCTGGGCGCCTTCACCACCGCCGACTACCGCGCCGCCTTCGAGCGCCAGACGCCCTGGTCGGTGGCCAACCTGGACCGCATGCGCGACCCCATGCGCCGCGTCTGCGCGGTGCAGGCGGTGACGGGCTTCGGCAGCGGCAGCCACATCGCGGTGCTGCCGCTGGTGTTCGGTGGCGACGCCGCCGCGCTGCAGGCGCGAGCGGCCGAGGCGGGCGCGGCCCTGGCCCAGGTCGATGGCTTCGTTCAGTCCTATTTGTTGGCGCCGGATGCTGCGCTGAGCGGCCCGTTGCCGCGAGAATCCACCGCCAATCGCCGCCTGGATCCGCTGTTCGTGGTCGAGGCCAGCTCGGCCGACGCCGCGCGGGCCCTGGCCGAACAGGCCGCTGGCGCCTTCGGCACCCGCGCCAGCGACGCCTGGCTGCTCGAACTGGGCTGGAAGCTGGCGGCCGCCGACCTGCGCTGA